A region from the Paraburkholderia youngii genome encodes:
- the fba gene encoding class II fructose-bisphosphate aldolase (catalyzes the reversible aldol condensation of dihydroxyacetonephosphate and glyceraldehyde 3-phosphate in the Calvin cycle, glycolysis, and/or gluconeogenesis), with the protein MAFITLRQLLDHAAEHDYGVPAFNVNNMEQIHAIMRAAEATDSPVILQASAGARKYAGEPYLRHLVLAALEAHPDIPLVLHQDHGASPAVCQQAIRSGFTSVMMDGSLLPDQKTPAAYDYNVEVSRRVVDAAHAVGVSVEGELGCLGSLETGTAGEEDGVGAEGKLTREHLLTDPDEARRFVDATGVDALAIAIGTSHGAYKFSREPTGDILAIDRIASIHSRIPDTHLVMHGSSSVPQEWLAVIREYGGEIPTTYGVPVDEIRRGIAHGVRKINIDTDIRLAMSGAMRKSLANARSEFDPRAALKAATAAASAICIERFEAFGCAGQAARIKPLPLDTMASRYH; encoded by the coding sequence ATGGCCTTCATCACCCTGCGGCAACTGCTGGATCACGCGGCCGAACACGACTACGGCGTGCCCGCGTTCAACGTCAACAACATGGAGCAGATTCACGCGATCATGCGCGCGGCCGAGGCGACCGATAGCCCGGTGATCCTGCAGGCGTCGGCCGGCGCCCGCAAGTACGCGGGCGAACCGTATCTGCGCCATCTGGTGCTCGCCGCGCTCGAGGCGCACCCGGACATTCCGCTCGTGCTGCATCAGGATCACGGCGCGAGCCCGGCGGTGTGCCAGCAGGCGATCCGCTCGGGCTTCACGTCGGTGATGATGGACGGCTCGCTATTGCCCGACCAGAAAACGCCGGCCGCGTATGACTACAACGTCGAGGTGAGCCGCCGCGTGGTGGACGCCGCGCATGCGGTCGGCGTGTCGGTGGAGGGTGAGTTGGGCTGTCTCGGCTCGCTCGAAACGGGCACCGCGGGTGAAGAGGACGGCGTCGGCGCAGAAGGCAAGCTGACGCGCGAGCACCTGCTGACCGACCCCGACGAAGCGCGGCGCTTCGTCGATGCGACCGGCGTCGATGCACTGGCAATCGCGATCGGTACTTCGCACGGCGCGTACAAGTTCAGCCGCGAGCCGACCGGCGACATCCTCGCGATCGACCGGATCGCCTCCATTCATTCGCGGATTCCGGACACGCATCTGGTGATGCACGGTTCGTCGTCGGTGCCGCAGGAATGGCTCGCGGTGATCCGCGAGTACGGCGGCGAGATTCCGACCACCTACGGCGTGCCCGTCGACGAAATCCGCCGCGGCATCGCGCACGGCGTGCGCAAGATCAATATCGACACCGACATCCGTCTCGCGATGAGCGGCGCGATGCGCAAGTCGCTCGCCAATGCGCGCTCGGAATTCGATCCGCGCGCGGCCCTGAAGGCGGCCACCGCCGCGGCTAGCGCGATCTGCATCGAGCGTTTCGAAGCGTTCGGTTGCGCGGGGCAGGCGGCGCGCATCAAGCCGCTGCCGCTCGACACGATGGCGAGCCGCTATCACTGA
- the rpe gene encoding ribulose-phosphate 3-epimerase has protein sequence MREFLIAPSLLSADFARLADEIRDVTAAGADWIHLDVMDNHYVPNLTVGPLVCSAIRPYTSLPFDVHLMTTPVDPLVSAFAEAGANLISFHPEATLHVHRTIELIRSHGARAGLALNPATPLTVLDHVLEMLDVVLVMSVNPGFGGQAFIAETLDKLRLLRERVDTTMQRTGRPLLIEVDGGVKVSNIALVATAGADVFVAGSAVFGASDRAQAIRGMRGELATVDEPTSVAAMQ, from the coding sequence ATGCGCGAATTCCTGATTGCTCCGTCGCTGCTGTCGGCGGATTTTGCCCGCCTCGCCGACGAGATTCGCGACGTGACGGCGGCCGGCGCGGACTGGATTCATCTGGACGTGATGGACAACCACTATGTGCCGAACCTGACCGTAGGGCCGCTCGTGTGCTCGGCGATCCGGCCGTACACGTCGCTGCCTTTCGACGTGCATCTGATGACCACGCCCGTCGATCCGCTGGTGTCGGCGTTTGCCGAGGCCGGCGCGAACCTGATCAGCTTTCATCCGGAGGCGACGCTGCACGTGCATCGGACCATCGAACTGATCCGCTCGCACGGTGCGCGCGCCGGGCTCGCGTTGAATCCGGCCACGCCGCTCACGGTGCTCGATCATGTGCTGGAGATGCTCGACGTCGTGCTGGTGATGTCGGTGAATCCGGGCTTCGGCGGCCAGGCGTTCATTGCCGAAACGCTCGATAAGCTGCGGCTGCTGCGCGAGCGCGTCGATACGACGATGCAGCGCACCGGCCGGCCGTTGCTGATCGAAGTGGACGGCGGCGTGAAGGTGTCGAACATCGCGCTTGTCGCCACGGCGGGCGCCGATGTGTTCGTCGCGGGATCGGCCGTGTTCGGCGCGAGCGATCGCGCGCAGGCGATTCGCGGCATGCGCGGCGAACTGGCTACCGTCGACGAACCCACGAGCGTGGCGGCCATGCAGTGA